A section of the Lampris incognitus isolate fLamInc1 chromosome 8, fLamInc1.hap2, whole genome shotgun sequence genome encodes:
- the chmp1b gene encoding charged multivesicular body protein 1b: MSNMEKHLFNLKFAAKELHRNSKKCDKEEKAEKTKVKKAIQKGNMEVARIHAENAIRQKNQSVNFLRMSARVDAVAARVQTAVTMNKVTKSMAGVVKGMDATLKGMNLEKISALMDKFEHQFETLDVQTAQMEDTMSSTTTLTTPQNQVESLMHEMADEAGLDLNMELPQGQTGSVGTSVASAEQDELSQRLAKLRDQM; this comes from the exons ATGTCGAATATGGAGA AGCATCTCTTCAATCTAAAGTTTGCTGCCAAAGAACTTCATAGAAATTCCAAGAAATGCGACAAAGAAGAGAAAGCAGAGAAGACTAAAGTTAAGAAA GCAATCCAAAAAGGTAATATGGAAGTGGCCAGGATCCATGCAGAAAATGCTATCAGACAGAAGAACCAATCAGTCAACTTCCTGCGGATGAGTGCTCGGGTGGATGCAGTGGCAGCAAGAGTCCAAACTGCAGTCACAATGAACAAG GTTACAAAATCTATGGCTGGAGTGGTGAAAGGCATGGATGCCACACTCAAGGGCATGAATCTGGAGAAG ATTTCAGCGCTCATGGACAAGTTTGAGCATCAGTTTGAGACACTAGATGTTCAGACAGCCCAAATGGAGGATACCATGAGTAGcacaacaacactgacaacaccACAG AACCAAGTGGAGTCCCTAATGCATGAAATGGCCGATGAAGCAGG GTTGGACCTGAACATGGAGCTCCCCCAGGGACAGACAGGATCTGTGGGCACCAGCGTTGCTTCAGCAGAGCAG GATGAACTGTCTCAAAGGCTGGCCAAACTCAGAGACCAAATGTAA